A genome region from Perca fluviatilis chromosome 20, GENO_Pfluv_1.0, whole genome shotgun sequence includes the following:
- the tmem50a gene encoding transmembrane protein 50A, whose protein sequence is MSGFLDGIRCGDCECNVDWGERRNTIASIAAGVLFFTGWWIIIDAAVKYPDQGQFHHAYHTCGVIATVAFLMINAVSNGQVRGDSYSEGCIGQTGARVWLFIGFMLAFGSLIASMWILFGGFVVPKKPVVYPGIAIFFQNAFIFFGGLVFKFGRTEDLWQ, encoded by the exons ATGTCAGGTTTTCTGGACGGAATCCGGTGCGGAGACTGCGAGTGCAATGTGGACTGGGGAGAAAGAAGAAACACCATCGCATCCATAGCTGCTGGAGTTCTG TTCTTCACTGGTTGGTGGATCATCATTGATGCAGCAGTGAAATATCCTGACCAGGGGCAGTTTCATCACGCCTATCACACTTGTGGAGTCATCGCTACAGTGGCCTTTCTCAT GATAAATGCTGTTTCAAACGGCCAAGTGAGAGGAGACAGCTACAGTGAAGGCTGCATTGGACAGACAG GTGCTCGAGTTTGGCTCTTCATTGGCTTCATGCTTGCATTCGGCTCCCTCATTGCCTCCATGTGGATCCTGTTTGGAGGATTCGTAGTGCCTA AAAAGCCTGTTGTGTACCCTGGTATTGCCATTTTCTTCCAAAATGCATTCATTTTCTTTGG GGGTTTGGTCTTCAAGTTTGGACGTACAGAGGATCTGTGGCAGTAA